One window from the genome of Candidatus Babeliales bacterium encodes:
- a CDS encoding 3'-phosphoesterase has product MKRHVTQGLSRYRNRRDFKQSPEPHRTPRQNLKRKNRFVIQKHAARNLHYDFRLQVGNVLKSWAVPKGPSINPADKRLAIPTDDHPLAYATFEGVIPKDNYGAGVVMVWDIGTYKNITKHDGKAISMARGYREGHLEFELYGKKLRGKFALVQTESKYKGKQYWLLVKMRDTHEDRRRKPIVSQQRSVLTDRTMDQIKRDES; this is encoded by the coding sequence ATGAAGCGTCATGTTACGCAAGGTTTGTCGCGGTATCGTAATCGCAGAGATTTTAAACAGTCTCCGGAGCCGCACCGTACACCAAGGCAAAATCTCAAGAGAAAAAATCGTTTTGTCATACAAAAACATGCCGCGAGAAATTTGCACTATGACTTTCGATTGCAGGTGGGGAATGTTCTTAAATCATGGGCAGTGCCAAAGGGACCATCAATTAATCCTGCAGATAAACGTCTTGCTATTCCAACTGACGATCATCCATTAGCATATGCAACCTTTGAAGGTGTTATTCCAAAAGATAACTATGGTGCTGGAGTAGTCATGGTATGGGATATTGGTACGTACAAAAACATTACCAAGCATGATGGTAAAGCTATTTCTATGGCAAGGGGTTATCGTGAGGGGCATTTAGAATTTGAGCTTTATGGGAAAAAATTGCGGGGTAAGTTTGCGCTTGTGCAAACTGAAAGCAAGTATAAAGGTAAGCAATATTGGCTCCTTGTTAAGATGAGAGATACGCATGAAGATCGAAGGCGCAAGCCTATTGTTTCGCAGCAGCGATCAGTTTTGACTGATAGGACTATGGACCAGATCAAACGGGATGAATCATGA
- the ligD gene encoding non-homologous end-joining DNA ligase: MSRVIFTNKEKVWFSKTKITKGDILAYYKLVAPIMRPYLKDRPLVMQRYPDGIKGESFYQKDIPDYFPDWIPRLKVKKEGGTVTHVLCNTSDTLLYIVNQGCLTPHIWLSKKPNIRKPDRMIFDLDPSSRGFGPVVDAAHRLKVELEDRGLVPFVMTTGSRGVHVVVPLKPSVSFMQVKRFAKNVARTLCEKYPDEVTLETRKAKRRARLYIDVMRNAYAQTGVCPYAVRALPEAPVATPLLWKELTKRISAHSYTIKSIKRRLKTKANPWRDFVRSARMLPRL, from the coding sequence ATGAGTCGGGTTATTTTCACTAACAAAGAGAAAGTCTGGTTTTCTAAAACTAAGATAACTAAGGGAGACATTCTTGCCTATTACAAGCTTGTTGCTCCTATTATGAGGCCTTATCTTAAGGACCGCCCCTTAGTGATGCAGCGATATCCTGATGGAATCAAAGGTGAGTCATTTTATCAAAAAGATATTCCCGATTATTTTCCTGATTGGATTCCAAGACTTAAGGTTAAAAAAGAGGGCGGGACCGTTACCCACGTGCTCTGCAATACTTCAGATACGTTGCTGTACATTGTAAATCAGGGGTGCCTGACGCCACACATTTGGCTCAGTAAAAAACCAAATATTCGTAAGCCAGACCGTATGATTTTTGATTTAGATCCTTCGTCACGTGGTTTTGGGCCTGTTGTTGATGCGGCGCATAGATTAAAGGTTGAGCTTGAAGATAGGGGCTTAGTTCCTTTTGTTATGACGACAGGCTCTCGAGGTGTACATGTAGTGGTTCCTCTGAAACCATCGGTTTCGTTTATGCAAGTAAAACGTTTTGCAAAGAATGTCGCGAGGACGTTGTGTGAAAAATATCCCGATGAAGTAACTCTAGAAACTCGTAAAGCAAAACGAAGAGCTCGTTTATATATTGATGTGATGCGGAATGCATATGCGCAAACAGGTGTGTGTCCATATGCCGTACGAGCATTACCTGAAGCACCAGTTGCTACGCCACTTTTGTGGAAAGAGCTTACAAAACGTATCTCTGCCCATTCTTATACGATCAAGTCAATCAAACGACGCCTTAAAACTAAAGCGAATCCTTGGAGAGATTTCGTTCGATCTGCGCGTATGTTACCTCGTCTTTAA
- a CDS encoding penicillin-binding protein 2, producing MTNSHKLRVAFIFFLLLLLYMLVLFNLYLIQIKQQNFYKDLATKQYATTVTHMPPRAAIYDRNGEPLAINHDSLAAFLLPKQIKDKQEVMKFLNKHFPEAAEKLKTTDKHFMYIQRKLTEEQIKLIEKSKLDDIQILKEPSRYYSLDAAAPVVGVTDIDNTGIAGIEMIFNDRLAGKASSCLLEKDARSGHFYFTKELIGSGKQGEPITLTIDSDLQYLAFEELKRSIDSFKAKEGSVLIMDPDSGDILAMVSYPTFDPNNTKNISLDHMKNRVLTDAHEPGSVIKVYLALAALEEGVVTPEELIDCENTKQGYVNGARFGTLVPHGVIPFADVVAYSNNIGVAKVATRLGPKLYDHYKAVGFGEKSVLNWPGEQKGFINPPRNWSRPSIVSLSFGYEIRITILQLATALSIVINNGIPVIPRLLINPELPVPMTCKQPLYSEETLAAVRDILERTTMKGTARRARIKGYNVIGKTGTANLVVDGTYSSDHNIFTFSGIVEKGNYRRIIVTFVKDAGIKNLRATRTAVPLFEKVAEKMLIHDKVL from the coding sequence AGTATGCCACTACAGTAACTCATATGCCGCCACGTGCAGCAATTTATGATCGTAACGGAGAACCACTTGCGATAAATCATGATAGCCTGGCTGCATTTCTGCTCCCGAAACAAATCAAAGATAAACAAGAAGTTATGAAGTTCTTGAACAAGCATTTTCCAGAGGCTGCAGAAAAACTCAAAACCACCGACAAACATTTCATGTACATCCAAAGGAAACTCACAGAAGAACAAATTAAACTTATAGAAAAAAGTAAGCTGGATGATATTCAAATTCTCAAAGAACCAAGTCGCTACTATTCACTTGATGCTGCAGCACCAGTGGTTGGGGTCACTGATATTGATAATACCGGAATCGCAGGTATAGAGATGATCTTTAATGATCGACTCGCAGGCAAAGCTTCTAGCTGCTTACTTGAGAAGGATGCTCGGTCAGGACATTTCTATTTTACGAAAGAACTCATTGGTTCTGGCAAACAAGGGGAACCGATCACGCTTACCATTGACAGCGATCTACAATATCTCGCATTCGAGGAACTCAAGCGATCAATTGATTCCTTCAAGGCAAAAGAGGGCTCCGTGCTGATCATGGATCCTGATTCTGGTGATATTTTGGCAATGGTCAGTTACCCAACGTTTGATCCAAATAACACAAAAAATATTTCTCTTGACCACATGAAAAACCGAGTATTAACGGATGCACACGAACCAGGTTCAGTAATCAAAGTCTATCTAGCACTCGCAGCTCTTGAGGAAGGAGTAGTAACGCCTGAAGAGTTGATCGATTGCGAAAATACTAAACAGGGATATGTCAATGGCGCACGCTTCGGCACGCTAGTTCCCCACGGGGTCATACCATTTGCAGATGTAGTTGCATATTCCAATAATATCGGTGTTGCCAAAGTAGCAACACGCTTAGGCCCAAAACTGTATGATCATTACAAGGCTGTTGGTTTTGGAGAAAAGAGCGTTCTGAACTGGCCTGGAGAACAAAAGGGATTCATCAACCCTCCAAGAAATTGGTCTCGGCCATCCATCGTATCTCTTTCATTTGGCTACGAAATACGTATAACGATTCTACAGCTAGCAACTGCGCTTAGCATTGTCATTAACAATGGAATTCCAGTAATACCACGATTACTCATCAACCCAGAACTGCCTGTCCCCATGACCTGTAAACAACCCTTGTATTCGGAAGAAACACTTGCTGCTGTGCGAGACATTCTGGAACGCACAACTATGAAAGGAACAGCTCGCCGTGCACGCATCAAGGGATACAATGTCATTGGTAAAACAGGTACCGCAAACTTAGTTGTTGATGGAACTTATTCATCAGATCATAATATCTTCACGTTCTCAGGCATCGTAGAAAAAGGAAATTATAGAAGAATAATCGTAACCTTTGTTAAGGATGCTGGCATTAAAAATCTTCGTGCAACTCGAACTGCCGTTCCGTTATTTGAAAAAGTTGCAGAAAAAATGTTAATCCATGACAAGGTTCTCTAG